Part of the Micrococcales bacterium genome, GAGCAGTATGGACCTGGACCCCGTTGGCCACTTTGGTGCCAGTCGTGGTGATCGACAAGACCGACTTGGTCTTGCTGGCCACGCCGCTGCGCCACCAGACGTGCGCCTCGGCGTTGGTCCGCAGCACAGGACCAGTCACGGTTGGGGCTGAGGCCTGGCGGATGGTCGCGATGGACTCATCACTCGCAGTTATGCGGCCCCTGACCACAAAGGCGTCATCCGCCCCGCCCTGGGCAGCCGTCTGCGAGACCACCGTTAAGGTGGCAATCCCACCGACCGTTGTCCTGGTGACAACCACCCCTGGGCCGCCAGTCGTATCAGCCGCACCGCCAACGCCCCTGGCGGTGACATCCTGCGGGACTGTGAAGGCAACTTCAGTGCCGTCTTCGACCGGGAAACCGTTAGCGTCGTAGACCCTGGCCTCGACCACCTGGTCGGTGCCAACTTCCTGCGAAACCCCCGGCTCAACCAACCAAGACATGGGGCCCGCTGCCGGCCCGGAAGTGAACTTGAGCGTCGCCATCGGCGCCATCGTTTCGATGGTCCCCCAATCCCCGGTTTCCTCCATGACCTGGACGGGGAAGGAGAAGGTGCCGGGCGAAGTCGACTTGACATAGAAGGTGTACATGCCCCAGGCGTCACGCAGCGGCGTGCCGGTCTGGTTCGGGTTGGCCGTAGTTGTCGACAACTCTGGCAGACCGGACAGATCCAACCTGACCGAAGCGTGAGGCACCAGAATGTTGGCAGCCGAACGGATCTCCAGCGTGATGGCGTAAGTACCACCACCGGCACCAGCCACAACCTTGGTGGCCGGATCGGTTGGATCAGGCGACACTGTCCACTTCGAGTTGGCCAGCGACGGCGGCCCGGACTGGAAGGCTACTTGCCGGGTGTTGTTCGGGTCAGGAATCTTGTTAGCGCCACTAGTCGCAGTCACATCGAAGGTGCCGGGCACTTTCGAACGGATTTCGGCAATGAACAGACCGTCCTCGGTGCACCAGGCCGGGGCCGTAGCCGCCGAGGCATCACAAGTCACCCCGTCTACCGATGCAGCGGACTCGATTGATCCAAACCAAGGACCGGGAATGGTCAACAAACCCGGATCCACCACCAACTGGACAGCTTCACCGGTAACCCCATTGCCAAACTGGTCAACCAGTTTGACGGTGGCGGTATGGAAATGAGCTGGCAGCCCAGTGGCCAGAACCGAGTTGTCACTCACCTCGAAGGTTGACTTGGTGTAATCAACCTGACCGGCCACAAATGTGACCTGCTTGGCCGAACCGGTCACATACAGCGACTCGACGTTTGCAACCATGCCGCGTACGTCATAAGTGCCGGCCTTCTGCCGAGTGAAGCAGACATTGGAGGCCTGACCACCTGAAGTGTCCTTCCAGGCGCCAACCTGCCAAGGATCAGAACTGCCAGCTAGGCGATACTCCAGATATGTCCGGATCGGTGCGGCAGCATCGTCAACCAAGTTGCCGGACGCATCCAACACCTCGATATCAGCGCAATGGGATTCGACTCCAGCTTCCTTACCACCCGTGGTGGTTACTTCAAACGTCGATTGATCCGGGCCGCCGGCCTTGAACCGGGCCACGGCTGGGGCGCCATTCACGCCGTCCCGCCAGATTGGCGCGGCGTTGATGGTAGCGGTCACGTCATAGTTGCCAGCCCTGGTCGAAACCAGGTTCAGTTCAGCGATGCCGTCAAGCAAACCGGTCGAACCAGTTGGAACTGTGACGCTGGCTGGGCCAGGCTGGTCGCTACCACCAGGACCGGTGCCCTTGGCAGTGACATTGGCTGGAATAGTGAAAACTACGTCTTGACCAGAGACCAGGTTGCCGGTGCTGTTCAGACCAAAGCAGTCACGCACCTCAGCGGTGATCTTCTGCGTGTCCGTACCGTTAGCGAACGATGCGATACCGGCATCGGTTAGCTTCGAGTTGGTGGCGCAAGCCGGACCGGCCACAAACGCAATTGATCCCGATGTCACTGCCGGTGGGGTCTGGACTGGTACCGGCGCGTTCAGACCAAGCGCTTCGCCGCCAACCAACACTTTGACAGTCCAGGTTCCCTTTAGCGTTGAGGTGATTGTCTTCGTGGCGGTACCGTCAGTGCCAGCCGTCAGGCCGGTGCCACCAGAAATCACTGGCTGACCTGCGGCCACGGCCGGGCTCAAACTGATCGAGGCCCCACCACCATTGACCGGGTGGCCAGCTGCGTCATTCAAGTAGGCCTTCACCGTGTAATAGTCGCTGCCGTTGGCGACCGCGTCGCCGGTGGCTGGGTCGGTTTGTTCGACCGTGAAATATGACTTTGTCGGGTCAACCACATTCAGGGTGTATTTCAGGTACTTCTGATGCTGGACATCGGTCATTTGAGCGCCCGGCGCTGTGCCGTTACTGGCCCTGACTGCGAAACCGTCCCCAGTCGAGGGATAGATCGAAGCGGCGTTCACCTCAACCACACCGTTGGTGCCAGAGGTGCCGCAGATCGATGGGACGGCGCCATACAGCCCAGGAGCGTTGACACCAGCGCTGTTGCCGTCGTCCCAGCGCGGTCCGGCCGGGTTGGCCGGCGGCGTGGGATGGGCATACATCAGGTTGAAGCAGACGTTTGGCACGCCACTAATCGTGTTGCCCTTTGAGTCTTGGACCGTCACGCGGGCCCAACCCAGATCCCAACCATCGGCGGCGCTGGCGGCAGATTTAGTCTCTAGTGAATTCAGTGTCTTGGCCCAATCGACTGGGCCGGCCACGAACTCGGCTGTCTTGGGTGAATCAGTCACCTCGTTCAAGGCCGCCGCTGCACTACCCAGGTAGCCGTGCACTGTGACAGTGCCAGCCACTGTCGAGGTGAAGTCGCATGTGGCAACACCAGCCGCGTTAGACACCGCGGTGCAGTAACTTGGGCTGGCACCTACCGGGTTGAAAGTGAAGAACACGTCTTGCCCGTCAACCAGGTTGTTCATATCGTCCTTGACCAACACTTGAGCAGTATGGAACTCGGTCCCATCAGCCGCTTTGTTGCCAGTAGTGGTAATCGACAGGACAGAGTTCTTAGCTGACCCTTGCCCAGCGACAAACTCCAATGTGGCTAGTGGCGCGATCTGCTCAATATTGGCCCAAGACCCGTTAGACAACTGGACCTGCACCGGGAAGGTGTAAGTGCCCGGTGTGGTGGCTTTGACATGGAAGGTGAACACACCCCACTGGTCGATCGTTGGCGTGCCAGTCACCTGTGGCATCGACTCGTTAGCCGTGACAATCCCATCGACGGCCGGATCAGATAGGT contains:
- a CDS encoding Ig-like domain-containing protein codes for the protein MLQYKLVGTSTWLDGPSKMTVNGIASDVCFTQTKAGTYDVRGWVASKESTYVTGSARQVTFVAGDVDLSKSTFVVSRDPVLALGDASNFHTATVHLVDTYGNGVKSQGVTFTVAQGSATVPGPWFEADKAAATIDVTTCEAATSTAAWCTEDGFVQVQIRSEEPGTFPVGATMTVGGAQIPANDTNVRQVSFTAGDVDPSKSRWTVTPDPTAASTKVVAGTSDTYAISIEVRSLYGILKDGASVRLDLSDPAVDGIVTANESMPQVTGTPTIDQWGVFTFHVKATTPGTYTFPVQVQLSNGSWANIEQIAPLATLEFVAGQGSAKNSVLSITTTGNKAADGTEFHTAQVLVKDDMNNLVDGQDVFFTFNPVGASPSYCTAVSNAAGVATCDFTSTVAGTVTVHGYLGSAAAALNEVTDSPKTAEFVAGPVDWAKTLNSLETKSAASAADGWDLGWARVTVQDSKGNTISGVPNVCFNLMYAHPTPPANPAGPRWDDGNSAGVNAPGLYGAVPSICGTSGTNGVVEVNAASIYPSTGDGFAVRASNGTAPGAQMTDVQHQKYLKYTLNVVDPTKSYFTVEQTDPATGDAVANGSDYYTVKAYLNDAAGHPVNGGGASISLSPAVAAGQPVISGGTGLTAGTDGTATKTITSTLKGTWTVKVLVGGEALGLNAPVPVQTPPAVTSGSIAFVAGPACATNSKLTDAGIASFANGTDTQKITAEVRDCFGLNSTGNLVSGQDVVFTIPANVTAKGTGPGGSDQPGPASVTVPTGSTGLLDGIAELNLVSTRAGNYDVTATINAAPIWRDGVNGAPAVARFKAGGPDQSTFEVTTTGGKEAGVESHCADIEVLDASGNLVDDAAAPIRTYLEYRLAGSSDPWQVGAWKDTSGGQASNVCFTRQKAGTYDVRGMVANVESLYVTGSAKQVTFVAGQVDYTKSTFEVSDNSVLATGLPAHFHTATVKLVDQFGNGVTGEAVQLVVDPGLLTIPGPWFGSIESAASVDGVTCDASAATAPAWCTEDGLFIAEIRSKVPGTFDVTATSGANKIPDPNNTRQVAFQSGPPSLANSKWTVSPDPTDPATKVVAGAGGGTYAITLEIRSAANILVPHASVRLDLSGLPELSTTTANPNQTGTPLRDAWGMYTFYVKSTSPGTFSFPVQVMEETGDWGTIETMAPMATLKFTSGPAAGPMSWLVEPGVSQEVGTDQVVEARVYDANGFPVEDGTEVAFTVPQDVTARGVGGAADTTGGPGVVVTRTTVGGIATLTVVSQTAAQGGADDAFVVRGRITASDESIATIRQASAPTVTGPVLRTNAEAHVWWRSGVASKTKSVLSITTTGTKVANGVQVHTAQILVRDDSDNPVGGQDVFFTFNPVGLADSTCSATSNPSGIATCDFASTVAGTVTVHGYLGGTAAGDEVAQSPKTAVFVAGPVDPQKTVDSLTTESGAARANGTQSRWAKVTVQDQYGNPIDGQPVCFHLLWAEATSGLANGPLWDNALNGPAIKCHTSTGDGTATVLGYSYYASPASDLDGYDVKARFDVGSTSYYSAEAKKIAYTNDAPVAEKSWWTVAKTGSNPDPGKVQANGTDSYTVTVNLRNIETGSVYMG